A DNA window from uncultured Methanoregula sp. contains the following coding sequences:
- a CDS encoding PAS domain S-box protein encodes MNPIPSLEDELQFLKISVERSSDEVFWLDFEGNILYANDAASRITGYSRQELCAMKIFELDPEMPPGAWEASVADLREKKTQFITSRHRCKDGTIIDVDILAVYVNHGEREFSFAYVRDITERKRAEALLRETDRKYRLLADHVHDVIWTTDRDMHFTYVSPSVTALRGLTPEEAMGETFREALIPESYRVLMESREQGLAEWKKGGSVPRNIVLELEFWRKDGTTVWTDVAITPVFDKNRIPAGAVGIIRDISLRRQMEQSLRESQEKLRAVMDNLPDLVLVHRNGIIQYVNPSMIDNMGIAPENVLNTSILDYIPARYHARIASAVRERTENGRHEPYEIEIESPVKGHRVVLIRGSNIEFDGTPAVLTVLTDVTDQKQAEDALRESEEKFRSYVENANDIVFSLTPEGITSYVSPNWTEVLGHDTAEIIGRPVRHIHPDDLPRVQEFIRQTVANKKKAGGIEYRIQHKDGTWQWHTQNISPVYDAGGRVIAIHGICHDVTERKKAEEALRKSEEKFRSYVENAHDIIYTLTDEGIFTYVSPRWTELLGHDAREVVGKSFSVFIHPDDHQACREFIRQVLSTGEKKGGIEYRIQHKDGTWRWHTTTASPLCDDAGSITSYLGICRDITDRKRTEEALRKSGQQLADAMDIASLVNWEYDAATNLFTFNDRFYALYGTTAEREGGLQMSPDTYAREFIHPDDRHLMFMELENILKTTDSRYLAHLEHRIIRRDGEVRQISVHIRVTLDAEGRLVRTHGANQDITERKQAEKALGRANRQLTLLNGITRHDILNKVSIILGFLAVAENKESDPEICRYLEKIESATAAIQSQIEFTRMYENLGTHEPQWIDLDTVMPRQYIPPPITLNSDVKGVQVFSDPMLEKVFFNLLDNSIRHGQRVSEIRISARLSDGNLVVVWEDNGVGIAADEKERVFERGYGKNTGLGMFLVREILTLTGITISETGEPGRGARFEILVPKGAFRVHDA; translated from the coding sequence ATGAATCCCATCCCTTCTCTCGAAGACGAGTTACAGTTCCTCAAAATATCTGTTGAGCGATCATCCGATGAGGTCTTCTGGCTTGATTTTGAGGGAAACATACTCTATGCCAATGACGCGGCCAGCCGGATTACCGGTTATTCCCGGCAGGAACTCTGCGCCATGAAGATATTTGAGCTGGATCCGGAGATGCCCCCGGGGGCATGGGAAGCCTCGGTTGCCGATCTGCGGGAGAAGAAGACCCAGTTCATCACATCCCGGCACCGGTGCAAAGACGGTACGATTATCGATGTCGATATCCTGGCAGTCTATGTCAATCATGGCGAAAGGGAGTTCAGTTTTGCCTATGTCCGGGATATCACGGAGCGCAAACGGGCTGAAGCCCTGCTCCGGGAGACTGACAGGAAATACCGCCTGCTTGCGGATCATGTCCATGATGTGATCTGGACTACCGACCGGGATATGCATTTCACCTACGTCTCCCCCTCGGTCACGGCTCTCAGGGGTCTGACTCCCGAAGAGGCCATGGGAGAGACCTTCCGTGAGGCCCTGATCCCGGAGTCCTACCGGGTATTGATGGAGAGCCGCGAACAGGGACTGGCAGAATGGAAGAAAGGCGGATCGGTTCCCCGCAACATTGTCCTGGAGCTGGAATTCTGGCGGAAGGATGGAACAACGGTATGGACCGATGTGGCAATCACCCCTGTATTTGATAAAAACAGGATTCCTGCCGGGGCTGTCGGCATTATCCGGGATATTTCCCTAAGAAGGCAGATGGAGCAGTCCCTGCGGGAGAGCCAGGAAAAACTCCGGGCGGTCATGGACAACCTGCCGGATCTCGTTCTTGTCCACCGCAACGGGATCATCCAGTATGTCAATCCCTCCATGATCGATAACATGGGGATAGCCCCGGAAAATGTCCTGAACACGTCAATTCTGGATTACATTCCCGCCAGGTACCATGCCCGTATCGCTTCTGCCGTCCGCGAGCGGACCGAGAACGGCCGACACGAACCGTACGAGATCGAGATAGAATCGCCCGTGAAAGGCCACCGGGTGGTCCTCATCCGGGGCTCGAACATAGAGTTCGACGGCACCCCTGCAGTCCTGACCGTGCTGACCGATGTCACCGATCAGAAACAGGCAGAAGATGCGCTCCGGGAGAGCGAAGAGAAGTTCCGGTCGTACGTGGAGAATGCCAATGACATCGTATTCTCCCTGACCCCCGAGGGGATTACCTCATATGTCTCCCCGAACTGGACCGAAGTGCTGGGGCACGATACTGCTGAAATTATCGGAAGACCGGTACGGCACATTCATCCCGACGATTTACCCCGGGTCCAGGAATTCATCCGGCAGACTGTCGCGAATAAGAAAAAGGCGGGCGGGATCGAATACCGGATACAGCATAAGGACGGTACCTGGCAGTGGCATACCCAGAACATCTCACCGGTCTACGATGCCGGTGGCAGGGTTATCGCAATCCACGGCATCTGCCATGACGTCACCGAACGTAAAAAAGCAGAAGAAGCGCTCCGGAAGAGCGAGGAGAAGTTCCGGTCGTACGTGGAAAATGCCCATGATATCATTTATACCCTGACGGATGAGGGCATCTTTACCTATGTCTCCCCGCGGTGGACTGAACTGCTCGGACACGATGCCCGCGAGGTTGTCGGCAAGTCGTTCAGTGTGTTTATCCATCCCGACGATCATCAGGCCTGCCGCGAATTTATCCGGCAGGTTCTCTCAACCGGTGAAAAGAAGGGCGGGATTGAGTACCGGATTCAGCACAAAGACGGCACCTGGCGTTGGCATACCACCACGGCCTCGCCCCTTTGCGATGATGCGGGGTCGATTACCTCGTACCTCGGGATCTGCCGGGATATCACGGACCGCAAGAGAACCGAAGAAGCCCTCCGGAAGAGCGGGCAGCAGCTGGCCGATGCAATGGATATCGCATCCTTAGTGAACTGGGAGTACGATGCCGCCACCAATCTCTTCACGTTCAATGACCGGTTTTATGCGCTCTATGGTACGACCGCGGAGCGTGAAGGCGGCCTGCAGATGTCTCCGGACACCTATGCCCGGGAGTTCATCCACCCGGACGACCGGCATCTCATGTTTATGGAACTGGAGAACATCCTGAAGACAACCGATTCAAGGTACCTGGCCCATCTTGAACACCGCATCATCCGGAGGGACGGGGAAGTCCGGCAGATCAGCGTACATATCCGGGTCACCCTGGATGCCGAAGGCCGGCTGGTCCGGACCCACGGGGCGAACCAGGATATCACCGAGCGGAAACAGGCCGAAAAAGCGCTTGGCCGTGCAAACCGCCAGCTCACCCTGCTCAACGGCATCACCCGGCACGATATCCTCAACAAAGTCTCGATCATCCTCGGGTTCCTTGCTGTTGCAGAGAACAAAGAGAGCGATCCGGAGATTTGCAGGTACCTTGAAAAGATAGAGTCCGCAACTGCCGCAATCCAGTCGCAGATCGAATTCACCCGGATGTACGAGAATCTCGGCACCCACGAGCCGCAGTGGATCGATCTGGATACGGTCATGCCCCGCCAGTATATCCCCCCTCCGATCACCCTGAATTCCGATGTGAAAGGCGTCCAGGTATTTTCCGACCCGATGCTGGAAAAGGTGTTCTTCAACCTTCTTGACAACTCGATCCGGCACGGGCAGAGGGTGTCTGAAATCCGAATCTCGGCCCGCCTTTCGGACGGGAACCTTGTGGTGGTGTGGGAGGACAATGGTGTCGGCATTGCAGCAGACGAGAAGGAGCGGGTCTTCGAACGGGGGTATGGGAAGAACACCGGCCTTGGTATGTTCCTGGTCCGGGAGATACTTACCCTGACGGGTATCACGATATCGGAGACCGGGGAGCCGGGCCGGGGGGCCAGGTTCGAGATCCTGGTCCCGAAGGGAGCCTTCCGGGTTCATGATGCATAA
- a CDS encoding cache domain-containing protein, with the protein MRCSVPASLLSLLLIACLIAAGCTGSAGPAPSDPASPAPAVPARGTAVTLKEIVPYVDAAALYARQAGKERAIAEFNNPESVFNRGEAYICSEGFDGTALAEPFEQGIVGTKILNLTDPYGIPVVENLIDTARDEKGLVSYHYRNPSHNFTLESKVSYVVNIDGTYYIAAGYYENLGTVFPAAGMVPAQQDLTADDLVAFVTGARDYARKYGREQALAAFNNRSGPFTRQELYIIAYDSHERNLAHPNSPMIRNLSLKHYTDQDSVATIMELGDTARRGGGFAHTTQQIPVNGSLVFAPKLQYVLPVDDTWWVSAAILNPDYTQLRTGNLTGVRIRNQTQEDLYSLVNRAVRYAQENGNDKVLAEIGKPDGMFTNGDLFVWAEGFNGTILADPYLKGAVGTNCMDYTDAYGEKTTLAAFSAIQNGTGYAHGMFANTATGSNRPVLKLMYMKAVDDTWWIGGGIYGVEVR; encoded by the coding sequence ATGCGCTGCTCTGTTCCCGCAAGCCTGCTCTCTCTTCTCCTCATCGCCTGCCTCATCGCTGCCGGCTGCACCGGATCGGCCGGGCCCGCACCGTCAGACCCGGCATCCCCCGCCCCGGCGGTTCCCGCCAGGGGAACTGCGGTCACTCTCAAGGAGATCGTCCCGTACGTGGATGCCGCCGCTCTTTATGCCCGCCAGGCAGGAAAGGAGCGGGCCATAGCCGAGTTCAACAATCCGGAGAGCGTCTTCAACCGGGGGGAAGCCTACATCTGTTCCGAAGGTTTCGACGGGACGGCCCTGGCCGAACCCTTCGAGCAGGGAATCGTGGGGACAAAAATTTTGAACCTGACCGACCCGTATGGCATACCGGTTGTAGAGAACCTGATCGATACTGCCCGCGACGAAAAAGGCCTGGTCAGTTATCATTACCGGAACCCCTCGCATAACTTCACCCTTGAGTCCAAGGTCTCGTACGTGGTGAATATCGATGGGACCTACTACATTGCTGCCGGGTATTACGAGAACCTTGGCACGGTGTTTCCCGCAGCAGGCATGGTCCCCGCGCAGCAGGACCTGACGGCAGACGATCTTGTCGCATTTGTCACCGGTGCCCGGGACTATGCCCGGAAATACGGCAGGGAGCAGGCGCTCGCGGCATTCAACAACAGGTCCGGCCCATTTACCCGGCAGGAGCTCTACATCATTGCCTACGATTCCCATGAGCGGAACCTTGCGCATCCCAATTCCCCGATGATCCGGAACCTCTCCCTGAAACATTACACCGACCAGGACTCGGTTGCAACCATCATGGAGCTGGGGGACACCGCCCGGCGCGGGGGAGGGTTTGCCCACACAACCCAGCAGATCCCGGTAAACGGGAGCCTCGTCTTTGCACCCAAACTCCAGTATGTGCTGCCGGTTGACGACACCTGGTGGGTCTCTGCGGCAATCCTCAACCCGGATTACACGCAGCTCCGGACAGGAAACCTCACCGGAGTCCGGATACGGAACCAGACGCAGGAAGATCTCTACAGCCTTGTCAACCGGGCGGTCCGGTATGCGCAGGAGAACGGGAACGACAAGGTCCTTGCCGAGATCGGGAAGCCGGACGGTATGTTTACAAACGGGGATCTCTTTGTCTGGGCCGAGGGCTTCAACGGCACCATCCTGGCAGACCCGTACCTGAAGGGCGCTGTCGGGACAAACTGCATGGATTACACCGATGCCTATGGCGAGAAGACAACCCTGGCAGCATTTTCCGCAATCCAGAACGGCACCGGGTATGCCCATGGCATGTTTGCCAATACCGCCACCGGATCGAACCGGCCGGTCCTAAAACTCATGTACATGAAAGCGGTTGACGATACCTGGTGGATAGGAGGCGGGATTTACGGCGTGGAGGTGCGATGA